In Acipenser ruthenus chromosome 1, fAciRut3.2 maternal haplotype, whole genome shotgun sequence, the genomic stretch tttgtctttttattttggcgtgtagtgccgtgtcctgttttgttttgtgttaaaaccttttatttgttaataaacgctgagtgcagccattgcactcagctcatcacaaccccaagtctctctgtattccttcctgcttctggtctgacgccacccactctggccgtctttgtgacacgtggtgtcagagtgggataacagcgcatccaagcgtcagaccaggagagggggttttgtgtttaaaaaaaaaacaaacaaaaaaaaaaacacaggactattttcaaaaaaaaaaaaaaaaaaaaaaaaagtgaaaatggaaggctggagagacggctgccgggacctggaggacctccttgggggcctcgaggaccaaggctggtgcatggcctgtggagtctacggacacacggtggcgatctgccccttccaaggtgaggaggaggaggaaccggcccaggagaggaaggtggggaggaggagtaagaagagaagggggaaaggaaagctgcagcagcaacagcaaccacaacaccagccggaggaacagcagcccgggtgttactgctgtgctgagcctgggcattccagcaccaactgcccctggtaccccctcggacagctaccccaactatgccccatctgcagaggtgagcacttcgtggcccactgccctgtccatcaggagagggaggagcaggggtcgcctcagtctccacgaccagcagggggggggggtagactgctgcttccaccgccccaaccacaactgcaacagcggccagaggagccagagaacctgttcccctggtgcacctggtgctccgaggtggatcaccgctggagggactgctccgaggtgccaccgagctggtgcgggcgatgtgaggaagggggacatgactggtaaggatgcccctatgccagctcgccagtgcccaagcgggaggagcctgagcgtccacagcccaaatgggaggagcctgagcgtccacagcccgagcgggaggagcctgagcgtccacagcccgagcgggaggagcctgagcgtccacagcccaaatgggaggtgcctgagcgtccacagcccaaatgggaggtgcctgagcgtccacagcccaaacgggaggttCCTGAGCGTCCACaccccaaacgggaggagcctgagcgtccacagcccaagcggaaggagcctgaacgtcctacgcctgagtgggaggagcccgaacgtcctacgcctgagtgggaggagcccgaacgtcctacgcctgagtgggaggagcctgaacgtcctacgcctgagtgggaggagcccgaacgtcctacgcctgagtggggggagcccgaacgtccacagcccaagaggggggagtcggtgcgtccacagcccaaaagggaggagtcggtgcgtccacagcccaaaagggaggagtcggtgcgtccacagcccaaaagggaggagtcggtgcatccacagcccaaagggaggcaagtcggggcttccacagctctgggacccaagccaccagcagagggaaaatgcctgctggttcagccccaagagctggaaggggaggagttacaggcccaaccccctggaaatttttgggggggagaggggcaggaggctggtgttccccagcagcctctattcatgctgctgaaggcagcacggcgcgcaccagctcagctgccacagcggagggagccagcgccgccaggagcagaggagctgcctctgcctccgccacctccaccgcttcctccactaggagcagaggagcaggagctgcctctgcctccaccaccaccaggagcagaggagcaggagctgcctctgcctccgccacctccaccgcttcctccactaggagcagaggagcaggagctgcctctgcctccaccacccccaggagcagaggagcaggagctgcctctgcctccgccacctccaccgcttcctccactaggagcagaggagcaggagctgcctctgcctccaccaccaccaggagcagaggagctggagctgcctctgcttccgccaccgcccggaacagaggagcaggagctgcctctgctgcccgtacctccacagggagtacggtggccggagccccagaaaggggagctgccggccacgaagaaggggggcgaggtctggagaccactttccccagcagcagtttcgctgcaggagttcttgtggccggagccccacaggagggagctgccggctacgaagaagggggaggtcgggggaccacctgcccccgcagctttttcgctgcaggacgggaccagcatgctgtcagccgtgccactaccggcaggggagctgacagcatttccagacatgggcccactgaagcctcccttcccagcccgagactttggcctggactgctgggtatttaaggggggaggtggccgttgaggccatgtgtgctgcgcacaagggggggtatatgtggcaaagtgccccgcccctgtgtgcatttgtgtgttctgtgtatgtatgtatgcgtgcatatgttaatgttggtgtatagattggtacacgggatataaacgggtctgtgtttcacgtgtatttaaaaagtgtagatttgtatttaggcacgaggagggcacaaatcacttcacgtgctggttaaatgtaatatatgagcacggggttgcacagaattaattcacgtgctgggattcaattgaataattaattagtaattgaatcccagcacaacagtataaataggcacatttttagtcactcgtggttaggtgttcggtgagtggagaacgggattggagacggaggtaaagagaataataataataataataataataataatagttagagtatctgctcaccgtgtttgtttgtctgtgtagtccgttttgtttgtctttttattttggcgtgtagtgccgtgtcctgttttgttttgtgttaaaaccttttatttgttaataaacgctgagtgcagccattgcactcagctcatcacaaccccaagtctctctgtattccttcctgcttctggtctgacgccacccactctggctgtctttgtgacaggccCAAAGAGTTCTAAAAATGTAGTCAGATATGTAATAATGTTGAGAGACCGTCTGGAATTCGTCGGTCGTTTGGCACACGAGAACTTGGCTCAGCACCGTCAagagcaacagtacaataaacaagcatgGATTCAGACTTTTTGACCGGGAGATAaggtactgttgctacttcccactTCGGAGTCTAAactgtatgctaagtggcagggaccatatgaggtgattcggggaattggtaatgtaaattatgaaattagacaaccagATCACCATCTTTGTTTCTAAAACAATGGCATTTTTCAAAGGAAGGGAGGAGATGAGTGCGACCTACAGTCTACTGTTACCTCCCAGCCCTCTAGGTCTATGTATCAGGAAAATCAGACAGAGATTGAACAGTAGATTACATTACAGGCTAATGTTTGGGTGGAACGAGGAGAATGGAGTAACAGTATTCTTTCTTCTATCCTTCCCACTGTTTAGCCTTGGAGATCTGCCACTTTCATTACTCTCCAAATAACTCCAGCCCTAATCTACTTTATTGGCTTCCCAGAAATGTAATTCTCACAGCCTTGACAATGACTTCATAGGTCAAAGGTTACAGATGTTAAGCTAAAGAGATAAgatataaaataatgaatttcGATACAGAACAGGTCCTAGGAAATAACAATTGGCAGAGACAGTACATATAAATATCAAGCCATCCTCAAGCTCAGTTATTGACCTTGGAGTAACCTTTTCTCCCCATGCACATTACGCACTGTTGGAATTATTGTGAGGTGCCTGCCAAATATCCATATGACACAAGCTTGCAAACCACTGCTAGAGGATTTAAACCAGCATTAAGACCCGACGCCTTTTATGGAGTCCTGTCATGAGATTGCTTGGCGGAAAGCAGTATCAGGAACTATTTACATAATCTTTGGTGACCTTACATTACTATGAACATCAGAGGGCTAGAACTTTAGGGAGGTAATGGAATGGCCCAAGAAAAACATCAGACAACCATTTCCCTCTACCTCTGCCTTCTCCCTCTCTAGGAATGTACTTATTTGGCTTCTGCGCCCCCATATATTTTTAAGGGATTAAGAGTGGTTCAACGTTGGCTTCTCCAGCCTGGCAGCAGCAGTTGCTAGACCAGCAACAGCACCTCCCTTGGGTGTTGGGACTGTGGTTGCTGGTCCTTCTTAAGCGTGCCTCCAGCTTGGAACCCTTATGCAGTGACAGGGACTCACTGGCTGGAGGCGTGGCAGCTAAGGGCCTGGTGTCAGCACTTCAACAACATGCATTGACTGCTGTTCCACTAATGGTAGTCTTCCTTTACTAGCTTATTTGATTGGTTTGAATAAGATCAAATAAAATGTAAGGGGCTGTCATTCCTGTTTTGATATTACAGGTTTATTGGTTGTTTATTTGACATTACAGGTTTATTGGTTCATTTACAAcccaaatgtttttttattttgtgttgtccaccgccctcccccctcccccaaggaaggaaggaaggaaggaaggaaggaaggaaggaaggaaggaaggaaggaaggaaggaaggaagataTTTCATAGGAAATTAGCCATTTGCATGgaagtttaaaagaaaacatgtgGATGTGAAGGCTACAGTTGAAATAACACATAGTAACAGACTGCCAAACATATAAATGTGGGTGACTGGATGTGTTTTTAAAGGACATTTAATATTTGTTACCAAATTCAGGCATTCTTTGAGGCCTAACTCATGCtctaaaacagaattgcaatagAACTAGTAAGAAGCCTTCATGCAGTAAATCTTCAATTTATCAAACTATAATCCAAAAAACATTAACCCAAAAAACAGTATGAGCCAAATGAACAGATGGCTGGACAGAATGAATCATCTCAAATGCTTTGTATTCAAGCCAAAAAGTCGATGAAACCTTTCCATACCCGAGTATACAGTATGCCATCCTCTGGGGGCATGGGAATGTAAGGCAGTAATTATATTCatactacagaaaaaaaatattgtgataaTATACAGCAAGCCCATAATTTATTGCCGGACATaatggcaaaaataaatacatgattaacACTGGACATGCTTACATGCAAAAGCAAATTGATGGCATGCTATAGTCATGCTGTTTTGATGTGCAAAAATGTTCCTTATTAGAACAATAAAACAGCTTTACATGATTTTTGTGCGACCCTTTTAGAATGTTGTTTGTTTCACATGATGCAATGCTAACCTAGATTGGTAACTTTTAACCTAAGACTCTATCCTTGTCATTCATCCATAAATGTGGTGTTTAACGTAACAATgtggaagttaaaaaaaaaaaaatcctgatgcGATTTGTCACTCTCACTTCACGGACACTTGTACTATCTGACACATGATTTGTCACTAACTGTACACCTGTCATAAAGACAGTACCAGTTCCTTAAGTGAGACGGTTCTTAAATGTAATTTAGGAACCACCTCACTTAAGGAACTGGTACTGTCTTGGTGGAAACTTCTTATCTACTTGTCTAACACAAATGTCCCGCTCGGTATTAGACAATAAGGAAGACAGGCTATTGTTATAGAGGACAGATCAATTTCAATTGCGCCAGTTTTTTCAGAATGTTGGTTATTCGATTTTTGAGTGTTATCATTATGCTTTCAATTGAAATATAATTTTGAAACTACGCTGTTggtatttgaaaaaataaatgcattgtatGCTTCTGTCAGGCAATAATCCAGCATTTCTGCTTGGTTCTACTGCCTGTGGTTAAGGAATTCCTAGGAGGCACTGATATATAGGTGAACACATCAGAAAGCTTTATGACTACGTATAAGGTTTAATTACAGTACTGCCAGACCATTTTTCTGTTGCACTATTATCTACTGATAAAGTGCTGTATTTTATGATGTACACCCCTACCTAAATGGTAATCCAAATCTGTATAAACTGACAGACTCTGCTTTAAAAATAACACCCGCAGGATGACTGCCAATAATAGTTCCAGTTCTGCATGTGTGAAATTGCTCATTTCAGGAAATTCCCATATCTGCTTTCTTGGGACTCACATTTAATCTACAACCCATGGAATCTGTCTTCAAGACATGACACTTCCAGGTCTTATTGTTTGCAGTCTTCCCTTGTTAACACTTCAAAAAAATCCTCAGCCCTTTCCAGTTAGCGTATGTAATAATTGACAATTAAAGTGTAATTATGCAATACTGGTTGATTGAAAACAATTCAGGGATAGCTCTTAACATTGTTTTCTACCAATATGTGGGAAGGTCTATTAGCACTAGGCAATACATACTAGACAAcctaatgttttactttttaataccGGTATTGGTAATTACCAAGACACAATGTTCACTTTTCAGGTTCTAGCGTCAAAAAACATTAACACTAAGGTATTCTTAAAAAACAGTACAATAGTTAAGGTtctgtaaaatatatacattcaattaaagatacttttttttttacgccAGAGTTAGATTTTAAGACCGTTTTCAATTATTTGAGTGTCTGGTTTATCATGTTCAGTTTTACCATTAAAATACAACTCTTTGGTGTCTGCGTGTTTACTACATTCCCCAATTGTAGCTCAAGCTGTATGAATGCATGTTACCTCCCAACTTTAAACCAACATATCTGTGATCTAAATAGGCATGTTCTTGCAGCAGGTTAAACAGTGGATCTAGAAGCAACCATAATGATGCAGCCAATTTTAATGTGGTCTTAAAAGCTAACCTTTGATGGGAAGactatttaaaatattgtataggaCACTACCTTTTACACCTAACTTAGAAAGTTAAATGCATACCTGGATAAGTAACTTCTTGCTATccataaatgtgttatttactgATTTCTATATCATGTAACATGGACATGTATTGACTTGGCCACTGCCTTACTTCACAGACACCTGTACTACCTGACACAGTGATTGTGTCACTACTGTAAATGGATATCTGTCATACAATAAAGTACCAGTTCCTTAAAGCTTTACAGAACATGTTGTAGGGTTTAAAATTATttaatcagaaacatttcattggtgCCGGAGCAAGCAGGTAGGATCCTAGCAAAGACGCttgacagatgaaccaatcaaaatgctaaaCCTTGTGAAAGGAGTTAGGATGCTATGTTTCTGATTAAACAGGTTGGATTCAAACAGCCGATGTGTTGTGACTTGAAAAGACATTTTGACATGAAGACCTGATGCATAcccagttatttttgttttatcatggtcaaaacagatttatgaccagggatattataataaaaaaatcaaaacaatcacaattatgttgaaaaaatatTGCAGGAATCAGGGCTGGATGAACCCATTACAGGGCCCTAGGCAGACATACAGTTCTGGGCCCCTATCTTCTTATATGAACAATAAcaaatatacaattatatatatgtatatattagcgTAACTCACACTCCACCAATTTGCAAAAGGTATAATTTTCGTTTTTAAGTTATTAtacatggttttgatcagaaaCTTAATTATGCTTAATTCTAGTTATTAACTATGAAGTTTCACGCACTGCTCTGAACTGAACGACTGCTGAATGACTGAATCtgacagaaacagtttaattgaaggcggtgtgctaaatacatttcaaaataaattcagaaaaacctgaagcctacgtgagcttgataatcacctttcttgatttactgaataaaaatacaacagttcGAATACGGACAAGAACACCATATGTTGATtgttatccaatttaaaaaacGTGATATATAGGTGCTCAAACTTTTGTCCACTAACTGTAGGTCCCCTATagtccacaaaaatatatattaaaaaaaacaaacatacctgtaCCTTGTCATGTAATCAAATCAGGGGGTTGCCAATCTTGTAATTTTGCTTTTACTGACATACAAATTTACAGtggccttttttatttattttttttactgactataaacaataaaatacattataaaattgGCTAGTTTTGTGTACTTGCgtttctttaggtcttatttacttcttatggtcatacatggacacatgtgcagactggatcatttgcttcATTGGTCTCAAGCTGGTGCTGACACTAGTCAgaattccattcagaatgtctGTAGAAAATGGATTTCTTacgtctgtttttacaaggttcattTGAGAAAAACCTCGTTCTAATTCAGCAGTACTTTGCGGCAAAGCCAAAATATTAATGGCAAACTTGGCAAATGTAGGAAAACATAGCTCTCCGCAAGTTGTTGACAAGAGCACAATTTTGTGTCAGTTTTAATCAGCTGCCAGATCCCGTCTAAGATCCGCCAGGTCAGTCAGTCACTTACTGTATAAATTCCATCaaggctatccagcatatttccaataacaaaaaaaaaacattgcaagctggacgatgtctcccgagctcgctgtgctttggctacttggCTGAAGAACGCGTATACTAATTCCAGCACAGTATTGTTAACTGgcattcttcttttgatacttttcactgccatcacataaggTGTAGGTATATGTCATTCGAGCTGATTTGGAAAGCCGcaaagcaataataaaaaaacaccatatttattttgattcaaaatcagacatgttttatttatttacgttttagtgttaaaatgtgaTTTGGTCTTAAATGTATGGACAGTGGCAACCTTAagtcaaatgcagtttaacaTGGCTTACTTCTTTCTCAATCGCCCTAACAGCAAAGGCAGTTAGCTGtccttgctttactgttgatTGGAGGTGGTTTTTGACACGTTTCGTTAAAGAAAATGCTCGTTCTCCAGGGTCGGGGATGTTTTCGGCAGTTCGGGGCTTTTGCACCAATTTGTATAAATATTTCTAATGCCCCCCTTTGCCGCTTGCATTCTTCTTTTTCCTGTTTCTTGTATTTATGCCTTGCTGCCCCCGAAAGAGACATcgtttgctgtattcaagcaaaatcaaactgactgacctGGAATTTACTTGTGCTGACCCGCGAAAGTGAGCGAGAGTAAGTTCCGGGTCAGccagttttattttgtgtaaacacAAGTGATACACTGCCACGCTTGAAATGTCAGCGAGTGAAGATCTTCCAGTTTGCACACAACTCTGTATCTGTTATTAACAGATACAgagttgcagcagtgtggagtagtggttaggtctctggactcttgaccggagggtcgtgggttcaatccctggtaggggacactgctgctgtacccttgagcaaggtactttacctagattgctccagtaaaatcccaactgtttaaatgggtaattgtatgtaaaaataatgtgatatcttgtaacaattgtaagtcgccctggataagggcgtctgctaagaaataaataataacaacaaatgtttttatctttttttttttcgggcCCCAGGCAagtgcctagtttgcctatgcgttaatccAGCCCTGGCAGGAATATGTACAACAGAGCAGGAAGCTAGGGAAAGTCATGCATTGTGTTGTAAACCCTATAGCCTGTTCAGTTAGACTTTAAGTAAAATGactctttaattaaaaaaaataaataggggCCTAACTTGAAGGCCCAAGACAAAAAATAAGTTACTGAGCATAAACAAGACAGCTTTTCAACTGGAAGTTTTTCTCCATGTAATGGCTAACGAGTTCTACTTTTGGACTGGTTTACCATGTTGTCATGCCCATGCCGAATGGTTTTCTGGGTGCaggttagggttgccacctggccacAATTCCGGGTCACtgcgagacagaacaggattttgaagttgcctttaaactaAAGGAAATTAACACGTGAATTGAGcgctaaacctttgctaaattgattctgttgattaattatcttgaggcagcatgacaatacaataatagcttttaataaattaaataagtacatatttatttatttatttatttatttatttaatagttttaaaaatatataaagtttcTTTATAGTTTCTAATAGTATATTGCCTTCTCCCGCTCAAATCATTAATACTgaccagctgttcactattcctgacaCCAGACAGCGTGAACACCTgattagtgttattatttaattgggagagtcagtgtacttgaaaaaaattattgtatttcttgctcttattgtatgacttgtattgtaacacttgaatgtatttgtatttgcttgcgattgtaagtcgtcctggataagggcgtctgctaagaaataaataataataataataataataataatatatattactaATTTACAAGGTATAAAATAGCAACTTTTAAATACTGATAActgaaatactaattttacaaaagaaaaaaaaaacctacacacgtttattcaagatgcttttttattttgtaagatttgtattatcaCAATGATTTGGATAATTAAGCAGCAGTATAAATTAAGCAAGTGTTTAGCACTCAATTCACGtctttatttctttcagtttaaagGGCAACTTAAAAACCCCGTCCTGTCTTAAAGTGTTTCGTacggggccaggtggcaaccctagtgcAGTTACTGTAGGACAAGCACAGAGCCAAAATGTCAATGAAGAGGCAATGAAATGTCCTACTAAAAAGCTggccttttgtttattttattccacTGACTGGTTCCTCATCTGACCTCCTCCCCAGAACTTTCATTCCCACAACTCCTGTTCTGCCTTGTCATCTTTACTTCACCCAGATAACCACATAAAAAGTATGACAATTTAAACAACTTAGAAAGCATCGTTCCCCCACCACCAACATTTGGATACTTAACTGGATATAATGTTAGTTTTGTTTCAGTGATTAACAATGTACAGCATTAGTCAAGGTTTTAATCATGGTATCAATTGGAattgaaagaaataaaatcagGCATACTTCTACAGTGCATCCCCTTCTATGGTTTATAATTATAATGTACAATGTCCATCTTTTTTCTCTTTCCCCTCAGACTTCAATAATGCATCTCTTTCCAGAAATGACCgtaaacattttcatttccattaaaTGTTAACTATTACTTCTTATCTGGAGGTCACAGCCTTCCTTAATTGCAAACGAgtgcatgttttgtttattttccaagGTTTACAGCAAATGTTGCCATTGAAACCAAGAAAAAGGGCCAGACAGAAGCAACAAAGCTAGGGAAAATTAATTTGGAAAAAACGGGTTGTTCCTTTACCAAGAATTAAGGAATTATATTTTTTGGTTGACTAACATTACATATTTTCTCCACTTGTAAAATACTTTCCCTGGTGTAAATCCTCTTCttttaacaataaacacaaactaaaatgtgttaataataaaaaacctgGCTTTTAATACCTATTTTCCACCAGGTTGTTCTGGAAGATACTTGACCATTGACCATAATGCAATATTAGAGAATGGAACAGATCTGTTCTtcaacctgattggtcaatattaAAAACTCCAGTAAAGGCCATTTAACTGCACGAGGCGGGCCTTTAGCAGACATGCAGCCCTCTTCTTCAGGTCCTATTGTTTATTTCTGCTATGTAAACTTGTGTAAACTTCTTATCCTTCAAAACCTTTAACAAGTAATGCATTTCCACATAAAAGCTTACCTGGGTAAATTTGATACTTGCCATACTTTTCCTCtaacaaaatgcattttacttttatttcacTATGATTTCCCAAAGCTTTACTGTCATGCATGCTGTACTACTTTTACATGGCACacccaatcagcttttaaaagggTTGTATCtgtttgagtttctttttttttttttttttttttacatcaccatTGTTTAAAACAAGTCATAACACCTTTACAGAACTAGTAGAAAAATAATTACTATCCCTGCTATAATCCTAACAAGTCTTACATACATATGCACTTGGGTAGCATTAGAATTTTCTTTTAGCAAGTAGAGCACCATTGTAACATATTGACTCCAGATCATTATACTCAAATGCAAAAAGGAGGGCATTCTAGCCAAAATAAATCAGGCTTTTTGCATATCCCTAAGAACTATCACTATAAAAGGGTAAGACAGGAATTGCTCCTTTTCATTTACCCTGCAACAGCAGTTACAGAGTTAATTCTCCATGTTCACTGAAACCAGGATCTTCAGTTATAAGTGTATATTTTTAGACAAAATGTGTCTGTCAGTCAATAATATATTATACTGTTTGTATTTCCTACCAAAAAGGCATTGTCAGTTTAAATATAGATCCATTATCTGAAATTCAACAGGAAACAGAGAAAAAGAGCAGCATTCTCTGAGAACATTGTGTTTCCTAAAAGTCTATTTACCACAATCTCAACCCTGTTCAGTGAAGTCCctcaattacaaaacaatgtattgATTTTGTGTGTGTACATGCAAGTCAATGAATCTGTATGTTTGTTCGTATGCAGCTATATGGGAGGCCTTTAACTTCCCTGAGAAGAGTACAGTATGAACAGCCAAGCCAAACCAGGCCTATCTCACTTTCTTTTTcgttttcagtttctttttctgCTTCTTCTTGCTGTCATGATTGGTGACAAGGCTGCTCTTTCCCTCATCATCTTTATACCAGGGGCCCCATACCCCTCCATTTAACTGGGGGTTGCTTCTGGTGTCCTTAGGGGGGTATCTGACAGGCACTGCAGTCTTGTTGTACAAGGCCAGCTTGAGCAGCAGCTGCTTGATTATGTGAGGGTACCGACGAGACAAGTCCACCCGCTCGTAGGGGTCCGCTGTGATGTTGAAGAGCCAGACAGACTTACCCAAGCCCCAGGACACCCGCTCCTTGTGCCAGCGGTTAGTCATGAGTCCAGAGAAGGTCTGTGGTGGGACCCAGTCACTGTACCCAGGGACACCTGTCAGTAGCTTCCAGTCCCCAACCCTGATGGCCGCCTGGATGGCAGTGTTCCAGATGCCGTAGCCGGCTTGCCAGGACCCGTGTTTGGCCTTGGTGTAAATGGGGTCAATGTTGTGTAGGATGTCCAGCCGGGGTGAGGGCATTCCTTCACTGATAGTCTCCCACACATCGTAACCATCCAAGAGCAGGTCTTCTTCAAGCTGGCCTTCAGCCAACGTCACCAAAGTGGGATACCAATCAGTGATGTGCAAAAGACCCCGACACAAGGTGCCTTTGTTTAGCAACAGTGGGCTGTGCACAAACCCCACCGCACGAATGCCTCCTTCCCAATATGTCCCTTTGCTCCCCCGGAGAGGCCAATTGCTCCCTCCTGCCATGGGCTGCCCTCCATTGTCCGAGGAGTACACAATTATGCTGTTGTTGTAGTAACCATACTTCTTCAAAGCCAATGTCACATTGCTGATAGCTTCATCTAGGCAGGTTAC encodes the following:
- the LOC117421476 gene encoding arylsulfatase J-like, coding for MARFGLLQLNGLARMFVLGVLAGFSVVSMLTYGYLSWENLNSIVHDRAENEIDKPTSQPHIIFILADDQGFRDVGYHGSEFKTPTIDRLAAEGVKLENYYVQPMCTPSRSQFITGRYQIHTGLQHSIIRPTQPNCLPLDNVTLPQKLKEVGYSTHMVGKWHLGFYKRNCMPTQRGFDTFFGSLLGSGDYYKHFKCDSPGICGYDLHEGENAAWEHDNGIYSTIMYTQKVVDILASHNPRKPLFLYLAFQAVHSPLQVPSKYLEHYKSITNLHRRKYAAMVTCLDEAISNVTLALKKYGYYNNSIIVYSSDNGGQPMAGGSNWPLRGSKGTYWEGGIRAVGFVHSPLLLNKGTLCRGLLHITDWYPTLVTLAEGQLEEDLLLDGYDVWETISEGMPSPRLDILHNIDPIYTKAKHGSWQAGYGIWNTAIQAAIRVGDWKLLTGVPGYSDWVPPQTFSGLMTNRWHKERVSWGLGKSVWLFNITADPYERVDLSRRYPHIIKQLLLKLALYNKTAVPVRYPPKDTRSNPQLNGGVWGPWYKDDEGKSSLVTNHDSKKKQKKKLKTKKKVR